One Nonomuraea angiospora DNA segment encodes these proteins:
- a CDS encoding nucleotide pyrophosphohydrolase, which produces MTTDLERLAERLREFARVRDWEQFHTPKNLAMALAGEVGELVAEFQWLTAEESGKPDPEALARIRTELGDVTLYLIRLADVLGVDLVEAAQAKLDDNDRRYDADRYRGSAKKAPPSS; this is translated from the coding sequence GTGACGACGGACTTGGAACGCCTCGCCGAACGCCTGCGCGAGTTCGCCAGGGTCAGGGACTGGGAGCAGTTCCACACGCCCAAGAACCTGGCGATGGCGCTGGCGGGTGAGGTCGGGGAGCTGGTGGCGGAGTTCCAGTGGCTCACGGCCGAGGAGTCCGGGAAGCCCGATCCCGAGGCGCTCGCCCGCATACGCACCGAACTGGGGGACGTCACCCTCTACCTGATCCGGCTGGCCGACGTGCTGGGCGTGGACCTGGTGGAGGCGGCCCAGGCCAAACTGGACGACAACGACCGCCGCTACGACGCCGACCGCTACCGCGGCTCGGCCAAGAAGGCCCCGCCCTCCAGCTGA
- a CDS encoding MarR family transcriptional regulator, with product MLLLVNGVELFLLGRTLMKIGEEAMPTEGIGEHSTSVRTVLIVVSDLRGHPDTTVGEIAARTGLPQSAVSAAIARLRSVGAVIAETDPADRRRTIIREAPAVSERVTQVRDTPIDAALGAALGTDDPGRVAETVAVLEELAARLIPGIMHRT from the coding sequence ATGTTGCTGCTCGTGAATGGGGTCGAGCTGTTCCTGTTGGGCCGGACGCTGATGAAGATCGGCGAGGAGGCCATGCCGACCGAGGGCATCGGTGAGCACTCCACGAGCGTGCGCACGGTGCTGATCGTGGTGAGCGATCTGCGCGGACACCCCGACACCACCGTGGGTGAGATCGCCGCCCGCACCGGGCTGCCGCAGAGTGCCGTGTCGGCGGCCATCGCGCGGCTGAGGTCCGTGGGCGCGGTGATCGCCGAGACGGACCCCGCGGATCGGCGGCGCACGATCATCCGCGAGGCGCCCGCGGTGTCCGAACGGGTGACGCAGGTCAGGGACACCCCGATCGACGCCGCGCTGGGGGCCGCGCTGGGCACGGACGACCCGGGGCGCGTGGCGGAGACCGTGGCGGTGCTGGAGGAGCTGGCCGCCAGACTGATCCCCGGGATAATGCATCGAACTTGA